A window of the Dyadobacter pollutisoli genome harbors these coding sequences:
- a CDS encoding NmrA/HSCARG family protein: MNKIKKTIAVIGATGSQGKGVVNALVNDSSFNVRALTRNPERYSGNAHEAVYADLTDLQSLQDAFKDAYGVFVVTNYWGGADEIGQGKNAVEAAKEAGVHHFVWSTLPDVETISNGEFDVPFFTNKSKVDDAVKNAGFKYTTFVEAPFYFQNLAAWLAPQQQQDGTTGWTLPLDPTKEVVHWSDINDMGKVVAGAFLQPKKAGNGNYLTLATELFSFNDIIIAYKRQGKEYSYSQVPGAMFSTLMEGGKGVTDMFGFCEKYTYMGPGSASRIEFAKEIATGEFVSFDAWLNQNK, encoded by the coding sequence ATGAACAAAATAAAAAAAACAATAGCAGTAATTGGGGCAACAGGCTCACAAGGTAAGGGTGTAGTGAATGCCCTTGTAAATGACAGTTCGTTCAATGTAAGAGCATTAACCCGTAATCCGGAGCGATATTCAGGCAATGCACATGAAGCAGTTTATGCAGATCTAACCGATTTGCAGTCATTGCAAGACGCATTTAAGGATGCTTATGGTGTATTTGTTGTAACCAACTATTGGGGAGGCGCAGACGAAATCGGCCAAGGAAAAAATGCCGTTGAAGCAGCCAAGGAAGCAGGCGTACACCATTTTGTCTGGTCAACACTGCCGGATGTTGAAACAATAAGTAATGGCGAATTCGACGTACCGTTCTTTACAAACAAATCAAAGGTAGATGACGCGGTTAAAAATGCAGGATTCAAATACACAACATTTGTTGAAGCTCCATTCTATTTCCAAAATCTTGCAGCATGGCTTGCACCACAGCAGCAGCAAGACGGCACGACCGGTTGGACGCTGCCACTTGATCCGACAAAAGAAGTAGTCCATTGGTCAGACATCAACGATATGGGAAAAGTTGTGGCTGGCGCATTTCTGCAGCCTAAAAAAGCTGGCAATGGCAATTACCTTACATTGGCAACTGAGCTATTTAGTTTTAACGATATCATCATAGCCTATAAAAGGCAAGGTAAAGAGTACAGCTATTCCCAAGTCCCGGGTGCAATGTTTTCAACTCTCATGGAAGGAGGAAAGGGAGTAACGGATATGTTTGGTTTTTGCGAGAAATACACCTACATGGGGCCAGGTTCAGCATCACGGATTGAATTCGCGAAAGAAATTGCCACCGGTGAATTTGTATCATTTGACGCATGGTTAAATCAAAATAAATAG
- a CDS encoding SDR family NAD(P)-dependent oxidoreductase, with the protein MKEYILLTGASYGIGYEMANQLAAKKFNLILVVPTESELQQMQAELTANYGIEVKYFAADLSDVNAAIDLHKAVQQENPIITHLVNHAGIGNSGLFTETSLEEDLSMIQLNVSSLVVLTQLFAKDMVRRNAGRIMNVGSVLSFLPLPYSAVYSATKAFVLAFSDSLAAELEGTGISVTFFSLGTTDTDFTTNATQSDLHKTKPMHPKEVATLGVKHLLEGEGKKGVGF; encoded by the coding sequence TTGAAAGAATACATCTTGCTCACCGGGGCATCCTACGGTATTGGCTATGAGATGGCCAACCAATTGGCTGCAAAAAAGTTCAACCTGATACTGGTGGTCCCTACCGAATCCGAACTGCAGCAGATGCAAGCTGAGCTAACAGCTAACTATGGCATAGAGGTTAAATATTTTGCTGCGGACCTCTCTGATGTAAATGCTGCCATAGATCTTCATAAAGCTGTGCAACAGGAAAATCCTATAATAACCCACCTGGTCAATCATGCAGGCATAGGCAACTCCGGCCTCTTTACAGAAACCTCGCTGGAAGAAGATTTGAGCATGATTCAGTTAAATGTTTCCAGTTTGGTGGTGCTTACCCAGCTGTTTGCGAAAGATATGGTCCGCCGCAACGCGGGAAGGATCATGAATGTAGGCTCGGTACTTTCGTTTTTGCCACTCCCTTATTCTGCGGTGTACTCGGCGACCAAAGCGTTTGTGCTAGCATTCAGCGATAGCCTTGCTGCTGAACTGGAAGGTACGGGCATTAGTGTTACCTTCTTTTCTCTGGGAACGACGGACACAGATTTTACAACCAATGCGACGCAATCGGATCTCCACAAAACCAAACCCATGCACCCCAAAGAAGTGGCAACCCTGGGTGTGAAGCATTTGTTAGAGGGAGAGGGAAAGAAAGGAGTGGGATTTTAA
- a CDS encoding helix-turn-helix domain-containing protein — protein sequence MYNTNGFSPPENPMLGVLTFEDIKSCTFVYSEFTLGFYKIALKKVKSGTLMYGKTKYDSDTGSMFFMKPNQIIQMNDIELEENGFIIFIDEDYLVNHPLHATIKKYGYFDYEANEALHLAPTEEETIWDLFYKLREEYYNNQDNLSKEIMIGHIESILKYSARFYNRQFLNRTVLSGTIISKFTRILKEYFESGNLQKHGLPTVKYMASKLSLSGGYLSDLLKKETGRTALDHIHLAIIIEAKNILMSTDSTVAETAFRLGFENPPYFSRLFKKSVGITPTEYRSRFLN from the coding sequence ATGTACAATACCAATGGATTTTCTCCGCCAGAGAATCCAATGCTTGGCGTGTTAACATTTGAAGACATAAAAAGCTGCACGTTTGTTTATTCGGAATTCACATTGGGTTTTTACAAAATTGCTTTAAAAAAGGTCAAATCTGGCACGCTTATGTACGGAAAGACCAAGTATGACAGCGATACGGGTTCTATGTTTTTTATGAAACCGAATCAAATCATACAAATGAACGATATTGAACTGGAAGAAAATGGATTTATTATCTTTATAGATGAAGATTATCTAGTCAATCATCCACTTCACGCTACTATTAAAAAATACGGCTACTTCGACTACGAAGCAAACGAGGCTCTGCACTTAGCTCCTACTGAGGAAGAAACCATTTGGGACCTTTTTTATAAACTACGGGAGGAATACTACAATAATCAGGATAATCTTAGTAAAGAGATCATGATAGGCCATATTGAGTCCATTCTTAAATATTCGGCACGATTTTACAACCGGCAGTTCCTAAACCGGACTGTATTGTCAGGAACAATAATTTCTAAGTTTACTCGAATCCTGAAGGAATATTTTGAGAGTGGAAACCTTCAAAAGCATGGATTGCCAACAGTTAAATATATGGCATCGAAGTTGTCATTATCCGGAGGATATCTTAGCGACTTATTGAAAAAGGAAACCGGCAGGACTGCCCTGGACCACATTCATTTAGCTATAATCATTGAGGCAAAAAACATATTGATGAGTACAGACAGTACTGTAGCAGAAACTGCATTTCGCCTTGGCTTTGAAAATCCACCCTATTTTTCGCGATTGTTTAAAAAATCAGTTGGAATCACCCCAACTGAATATAGAAGCCGATTTTTAAACTAA
- a CDS encoding relaxase/mobilization nuclease domain-containing protein, producing MIGKVTIGNSFGGVIRYAMQKQEASLLLAEGVRTGEVRAMIDDFNLQRKLNPDLTKAVGHVSLSWSAQDAARLSPEIMKQRALEYMEKMKITGTQFILVEHRDKNHPHLHVIYNRVNNEGKTITDRFQKERNHQVCKEITIKYGYHLGKGKQQVNRQQLKGADKVRYELYDAIKLAGANAGSWNELTATLERQGIQTIFKYKSGTSEIQGVSFVKGDLQFKGSKIDRSLSFSRLDALIRHNQKLAIAQPFRMQPQYQSSRPQETFRLATLSQQIPDNRILDDLLRPIQQFDQQSSNPSKKKKRKKYLGQSL from the coding sequence ATGATCGGTAAGGTAACAATTGGTAACAGTTTTGGTGGCGTGATCAGGTATGCGATGCAAAAGCAGGAAGCCAGTTTACTGCTAGCCGAAGGTGTGAGAACGGGTGAAGTCCGGGCTATGATTGATGATTTCAATCTGCAAAGAAAATTGAACCCTGACTTGACGAAAGCTGTCGGGCATGTTTCGCTGAGCTGGAGTGCGCAAGATGCCGCTAGACTATCGCCTGAGATTATGAAGCAGCGTGCATTGGAGTACATGGAAAAGATGAAGATCACCGGCACGCAGTTTATTCTGGTCGAGCACCGGGATAAAAACCATCCGCATCTGCACGTCATCTACAACCGGGTTAACAATGAAGGCAAGACGATTACAGACCGGTTTCAAAAAGAGCGAAACCACCAAGTCTGTAAAGAGATCACGATCAAATACGGCTATCATTTAGGTAAGGGAAAACAGCAGGTCAACCGGCAGCAGCTTAAAGGGGCAGACAAAGTCAGGTATGAACTATATGATGCGATCAAATTGGCAGGTGCCAATGCTGGCAGCTGGAATGAGTTGACCGCAACGCTGGAACGGCAAGGCATCCAGACGATTTTCAAATACAAATCGGGCACAAGTGAGATCCAAGGTGTCAGTTTCGTGAAAGGTGATCTGCAATTCAAAGGGTCGAAGATCGACCGGAGTTTGAGCTTTAGCAGGCTAGATGCGTTGATCCGGCACAATCAGAAACTGGCGATAGCGCAGCCGTTTCGGATGCAGCCACAATATCAGTCCTCCCGCCCGCAAGAAACATTCCGGCTCGCAACCCTCTCACAGCAGATCCCCGACAATCGAATACTGGATGACTTGCTGCGACCTATCCAGCAATTTGACCAGCAGAGTTCGAACCCATCAAAAAAGAAGAAACGTAAAAAATACTTAGGACAAAGCTTATGA
- a CDS encoding plasmid mobilization protein, translating to MEKTEIKDKKPYNPKGGRPPKKIKRQSQLVVRLTETERFLIEEKAKDAGMKPSSWFRLAAKKAKVLARLKPDDLRHFRTLQGMANNLNQLTHLAHKEGLIFIRQSCKELLLQIDVILKELSRDDR from the coding sequence ATGGAAAAGACAGAAATCAAAGACAAAAAGCCTTACAATCCCAAAGGCGGCAGGCCGCCCAAGAAAATAAAGCGGCAGAGCCAGCTCGTAGTCAGGCTGACCGAAACCGAGCGCTTTTTGATCGAAGAAAAAGCCAAGGATGCCGGGATGAAACCAAGCTCGTGGTTTAGGTTGGCTGCCAAGAAAGCAAAGGTTTTGGCCAGGCTAAAACCGGATGACCTCAGACATTTCAGGACACTCCAAGGCATGGCCAACAACCTGAACCAGCTGACGCACCTTGCCCATAAAGAAGGGTTGATATTCATCCGTCAATCCTGCAAAGAGCTGCTTTTGCAAATTGATGTGATCCTGAAAGAGCTAAGCAGAGATGATCGGTAA
- a CDS encoding toprim domain-containing protein encodes MNIKQLNQLPITDFLSKIGIEPSYKRGESQWYVSPIREPEHSPSFKVNTAINRWYDYALMQGGKLFDLAERLYPNQDANSLIEKVKDLFLFEQQIPNPSFLAKPIWQSVTEKPVLAAAITINEVKPLGNNPVITSYLESRGIPLNIAIPYCQEVYYQLEDKKYFAAGFENRSGGYELRNAYFKGSSSPKDITHIENGAKSICVAEGFMDFLSLLTLQKHIHPIRSDFLVLNSVSLADRSLDLLQRYRSIFLYLDHDNAGKKTQEKFQLAGLKTVDASIIYKQYKDVNDYLVSQKSSQKELKKQQTFKKSGGLHL; translated from the coding sequence ATGAATATCAAGCAGTTAAATCAGCTACCTATCACTGATTTTCTGAGTAAAATCGGTATTGAGCCCAGCTATAAAAGAGGCGAAAGTCAATGGTACGTGTCGCCTATCCGAGAGCCAGAGCATTCCCCGTCGTTTAAAGTGAACACGGCCATTAACAGGTGGTATGATTACGCGCTCATGCAGGGCGGGAAGTTATTTGACCTGGCCGAAAGGCTTTACCCCAATCAGGATGCAAATAGCCTAATTGAAAAGGTGAAAGACCTTTTTCTCTTTGAACAGCAAATACCCAATCCCTCATTTCTCGCTAAACCTATATGGCAGAGCGTTACCGAGAAACCAGTCCTTGCCGCTGCTATCACGATCAACGAGGTAAAACCCTTGGGAAACAATCCGGTAATAACCAGCTATCTGGAAAGCCGGGGCATTCCGCTCAACATTGCAATACCTTACTGTCAGGAAGTGTATTACCAGTTGGAAGACAAAAAGTACTTCGCCGCAGGATTTGAAAACAGGTCCGGCGGTTATGAGCTGAGAAATGCCTACTTCAAAGGGTCATCCTCACCCAAGGATATTACGCACATTGAGAACGGGGCAAAGTCCATCTGCGTGGCCGAAGGGTTTATGGATTTTCTTTCCTTGCTCACCCTGCAAAAGCACATCCATCCAATCCGAAGCGATTTCCTGGTGCTCAACTCGGTCAGTCTGGCAGACAGAAGCTTGGATCTTTTACAGCGTTATCGAAGCATTTTTCTCTATCTGGACCATGACAATGCCGGTAAGAAAACGCAGGAAAAGTTTCAGTTGGCAGGTCTGAAAACAGTTGATGCCTCGATCATTTACAAGCAGTACAAGGATGTAAATGACTACTTAGTCAGTCAGAAATCAAGCCAAAAAGAACTGAAAAAACAGCAGACGTTCAAAAAGTCTGGCGGGCTGCATTTGTAA
- a CDS encoding primase-helicase family protein, translating into MMSANNYPLNLPGSYIRVQTGYFKKCMQPTVSKEFMEMWIPWSAEMLRQDLEPSQIKKIRKFDGFCCVPDHVDYKEIVGNFYNLYHRLEAKPEPGDPSVTLGFIRHIFGEQFELGLDYLSLLYQRPTQKLPVLCLVSKERKTGKTTFLNFLKMIFGKNMTFNGNSDFRSQFNSDWMNTLIIAVDEVLLDRREDSEKIKNLSTARNSKVEAKGKDRKETEFFGKFVLCSNNEENFIVIDPAETRYWVRKVPVLPSENIHLLDLMASEVPAFLHYLLCRNLSVPVAQTRMWFSERQIRTEALLRVIRNNRNRLETEMLFILREIFENTGISKLEFTNKDMLELLKRNMPRLTRQQVSNVLQNDWGLKPVANSLNYQTYLYNSCNDLAAVHSTGRYYSVSMNWISQKFDEGP; encoded by the coding sequence ATGATGTCCGCCAACAACTATCCGTTGAACCTGCCAGGCAGCTATATACGGGTTCAGACCGGCTATTTCAAAAAGTGTATGCAACCGACGGTCAGCAAGGAATTTATGGAGATGTGGATCCCATGGTCAGCCGAAATGCTCCGGCAAGACCTGGAACCAAGCCAGATTAAAAAGATCAGAAAGTTTGACGGTTTCTGTTGCGTGCCCGACCACGTGGATTACAAAGAGATTGTGGGAAACTTTTACAACCTATACCACCGGCTGGAAGCGAAACCCGAACCGGGTGATCCGTCTGTAACGCTCGGTTTTATACGGCACATTTTCGGAGAGCAGTTTGAGCTTGGCCTGGACTATCTGAGTCTTCTTTACCAAAGACCGACACAGAAGCTTCCAGTACTGTGCCTGGTCTCCAAAGAGCGCAAAACCGGGAAGACCACCTTCCTGAATTTTCTGAAAATGATCTTTGGAAAGAACATGACCTTTAACGGCAACAGCGATTTCCGCTCGCAATTCAATTCCGACTGGATGAACACCTTGATCATTGCCGTCGATGAAGTGCTGCTCGACCGCAGGGAGGATTCAGAAAAGATCAAAAACCTGAGCACTGCCCGGAATTCGAAGGTGGAAGCCAAAGGCAAGGACCGGAAGGAAACCGAGTTTTTCGGCAAGTTTGTATTGTGCTCTAATAATGAAGAGAACTTCATTGTTATTGATCCGGCCGAAACCCGGTATTGGGTACGCAAGGTGCCCGTGCTTCCCTCGGAAAATATCCATCTGCTGGATCTAATGGCTAGCGAGGTTCCAGCCTTCCTGCATTATCTGCTCTGCCGAAACCTGTCAGTGCCGGTTGCCCAAACCAGGATGTGGTTTTCTGAAAGGCAGATACGTACCGAAGCATTGCTGCGCGTCATCCGCAACAACCGCAACCGTTTGGAAACGGAAATGCTCTTTATCCTTCGAGAGATTTTTGAGAACACCGGCATCAGCAAGCTCGAATTCACCAATAAGGACATGCTTGAACTTTTGAAGCGGAATATGCCAAGGCTGACCCGCCAGCAGGTTTCCAATGTGCTGCAAAATGATTGGGGCTTAAAGCCGGTTGCCAACAGTTTAAACTACCAGACCTATTTATACAACAGCTGCAATGACCTGGCCGCCGTGCATTCAACGGGTAGGTATTACAGTGTTTCAATGAACTGGATTAGCCAAAAGTTTGATGAGGGGCCATAA
- a CDS encoding helix-turn-helix domain-containing protein: protein MDHYSFDQLPHAVSELHQKLDSIQDLLLESRQPVPQTIELMTISQAAEFLNLSVQTLYGKVCHREIPVSKKGKRLYFYKSELEEWIKSGKKKTMSELREQLPSLVVGRKGRRH, encoded by the coding sequence ATGGATCATTACTCATTTGACCAGCTGCCCCACGCAGTATCCGAGCTACACCAAAAGCTTGACAGCATCCAAGACCTTCTTTTAGAATCTAGACAGCCCGTTCCGCAGACCATCGAGCTCATGACGATTTCCCAGGCAGCTGAGTTTCTAAACCTCTCCGTGCAGACGCTTTATGGCAAAGTCTGCCACCGTGAGATCCCTGTCAGCAAAAAGGGGAAAAGGCTTTACTTCTATAAGTCCGAGCTGGAAGAGTGGATCAAGTCTGGCAAGAAGAAAACCATGTCCGAACTCCGGGAACAGCTCCCGTCCCTTGTGGTTGGACGCAAAGGCAGACGTCACTAA
- a CDS encoding site-specific integrase, producing MSSVTVNLFLDKRASKEGEGIVKWLVCFDGKQRLFTTGVKLSEDDWTFLKKHKSGLPGQVKNDGRRRLWNMLFGNFYHEEYTGKETPSYLSKAQTIIGNLGDDFSFERFAYSIGAQGSREIKIKSTKDVNDIIAALKDKASRMESDGRMGNASNYLSTASSLLRFVKSLSNQQWNELFDRVPTARKTVVQPDNTIFFKDITPAFLIKYEKWMLQSGSVSRSAIGSASPASLTTVGIYCRHMRSVYNDAIEQGIVDRASYPFGKNRYVIPAGSNTKKALKKEDILKFMAYKPSVGMEQRSLDLWLFSYLCNGMNMNDICRLKWEDVEGDRLSFVRQKTARTRKSNQTKIKVALFPQSLEIINRWASPDKNPRNYVFPFLNEGMTADRQGRVIKQVIKVTNQYMRKIAETLKIQGNVNTYSARHSFATILLQSEAPLAFISQSLGHTSISTTESYLGSFDDEKTKKYLNALL from the coding sequence ATGAGCTCAGTAACCGTTAATTTATTCCTTGATAAAAGGGCGTCGAAAGAGGGTGAAGGTATTGTAAAATGGCTGGTCTGTTTTGACGGGAAGCAGCGTTTGTTTACGACCGGGGTCAAGTTATCAGAGGACGATTGGACATTCTTAAAAAAGCATAAATCCGGTCTACCAGGTCAGGTAAAAAATGATGGCAGGAGGCGACTTTGGAACATGCTTTTTGGAAACTTTTATCATGAAGAATATACCGGCAAGGAAACGCCAAGCTACTTATCCAAGGCACAAACCATTATTGGCAATCTGGGTGATGATTTCAGCTTTGAAAGATTCGCCTATTCAATAGGTGCTCAGGGCTCGCGAGAAATAAAAATTAAGAGCACCAAAGATGTCAACGATATAATCGCAGCACTTAAAGACAAAGCTTCCCGAATGGAAAGCGATGGCAGAATGGGCAATGCATCTAATTATCTCTCTACTGCAAGTTCACTTCTCAGGTTTGTTAAATCATTGAGTAACCAACAATGGAACGAGCTCTTCGACCGAGTGCCGACTGCACGTAAAACAGTAGTCCAGCCAGACAACACCATATTTTTCAAGGATATTACGCCTGCCTTTCTAATAAAATATGAAAAATGGATGCTACAATCCGGAAGTGTTTCTAGAAGTGCGATTGGAAGCGCTTCTCCCGCAAGCCTAACAACCGTCGGGATTTACTGCCGGCATATGCGCTCTGTATATAATGATGCCATTGAACAAGGCATTGTCGACCGCGCATCTTATCCATTTGGAAAAAATCGTTACGTCATTCCCGCAGGTTCCAACACCAAAAAGGCTTTGAAGAAGGAAGATATTCTGAAGTTTATGGCATATAAGCCCTCCGTCGGCATGGAACAGAGAAGTCTAGATCTCTGGCTGTTTTCATATTTATGCAACGGAATGAACATGAATGATATTTGTCGACTGAAATGGGAAGATGTTGAAGGCGATAGGCTTTCATTTGTGCGTCAGAAAACAGCTAGAACACGCAAGAGCAACCAAACCAAAATAAAAGTTGCACTTTTCCCTCAAAGCTTGGAGATCATAAATCGATGGGCAAGTCCCGATAAAAATCCCAGGAACTATGTCTTTCCGTTTTTAAATGAAGGAATGACTGCAGATCGACAAGGACGCGTAATCAAACAGGTGATAAAAGTGACCAATCAGTATATGCGGAAAATTGCAGAGACTCTTAAGATACAGGGAAATGTGAATACATATAGTGCCAGGCATTCCTTTGCCACGATCCTTCTACAGTCCGAAGCCCCCTTGGCATTTATCAGCCAGTCGCTTGGTCACACCTCGATTTCGACCACAGAAAGCTATTTAGGTAGTTTTGACGATGAAAAAACAAAGAAATATCTCAACGCGCTGTTGTAG
- a CDS encoding DUF6934 family protein: protein MDITAYPTFQTGNQEFSFFSVGHLGEIELRMRITLMDAETRFYNIGFGVWDTWKRDIDDKATIRNGDTDRILATVGQKALEFLRQNPRANIAATGSVLPGELALRTRKYQMGINAYYNELTEFCNVYGFKANKVDGMIIGDWPDWNGEWVPFKQGTNYDAFLLNLKRFVL from the coding sequence ATGGACATTACAGCGTATCCAACGTTTCAAACTGGAAATCAAGAGTTTAGCTTTTTTAGCGTTGGACACTTAGGAGAAATTGAGTTGCGGATGCGCATTACGTTAATGGACGCTGAAACCAGATTTTATAACATCGGATTTGGTGTTTGGGACACTTGGAAAAGAGACATTGATGATAAAGCCACGATTAGAAACGGTGACACAGACCGTATTTTAGCAACAGTCGGGCAAAAAGCGTTGGAATTTCTAAGACAGAACCCGCGTGCGAACATCGCCGCAACGGGGTCAGTTTTACCAGGTGAGCTAGCTTTGAGGACCCGGAAATACCAGATGGGCATTAATGCATATTACAATGAGTTAACTGAATTTTGTAATGTATATGGGTTTAAAGCAAATAAGGTGGATGGAATGATAATCGGCGATTGGCCGGATTGGAACGGAGAGTGGGTTCCTTTTAAGCAAGGCACCAATTATGATGCATTTTTGTTAAATTTGAAAAGGTTTGTACTCTAA
- a CDS encoding helix-turn-helix domain-containing protein — MTPTTSNPKIHEGRNLKRFREMLGIKQDFLAFELGEDWNQQKISLLEQKEKIDSNLLEQVSAILKIPAEAIRNFDEEKAMNIISNTFHSGSFVANSVETYHNNPIDKLMQLHEEKIALYERMLREKDEMMGRLERLIGR; from the coding sequence ATGACACCCACTACCTCCAACCCCAAGATCCACGAAGGCCGGAACTTGAAAAGATTTCGAGAAATGCTCGGTATAAAGCAAGATTTCCTTGCGTTCGAGCTCGGCGAAGACTGGAACCAGCAGAAGATATCATTACTCGAACAGAAGGAAAAGATCGATTCTAATCTATTGGAGCAGGTTTCGGCCATTCTCAAAATCCCGGCTGAGGCGATTCGGAATTTTGATGAGGAGAAAGCTATGAATATTATTTCCAATACCTTTCACAGCGGATCATTTGTCGCAAATTCAGTTGAAACTTATCATAATAATCCGATTGATAAATTGATGCAGCTTCACGAGGAGAAGATTGCATTGTATGAGCGGATGTTGAGGGAGAAGGATGAGATGATGGGGCGGTTGGAGCGGTTGATTGGGAGGTAG
- a CDS encoding Crp/Fnr family transcriptional regulator codes for MQDLLFDFISKYISLTEDEKNIIISLNTFRTIKKGTILLREGQHSNEAYFVLKGCIRSYYMIDGVEKTTAFYTEMEALTPPCVINKAPSEYYISCIEDSIITISTPEMEVEIFNKFPKFESMCRILSEELLAKQQINFDEFKTSSPEQRYLNLLQSRPDLIQRVPQHQLASYLGIKPESLSRLRARITEKSKW; via the coding sequence ATGCAAGACCTACTATTTGACTTTATATCAAAATACATTTCGCTGACAGAAGATGAAAAGAATATCATCATCTCTTTGAACACCTTTCGGACAATCAAAAAAGGCACCATTCTTTTAAGAGAAGGACAACATTCTAATGAAGCATACTTTGTATTGAAAGGTTGCATTCGGAGTTATTACATGATTGACGGCGTCGAAAAAACAACCGCATTCTATACAGAAATGGAAGCCTTGACACCGCCTTGTGTTATCAATAAAGCACCTTCCGAATATTACATATCTTGTATTGAAGACTCAATAATTACCATTTCAACTCCTGAAATGGAAGTCGAGATTTTCAATAAATTCCCAAAATTTGAATCAATGTGCCGAATTTTATCGGAAGAACTTTTGGCTAAACAGCAAATCAATTTTGACGAGTTTAAGACCTCTTCCCCTGAACAACGATACTTGAATTTATTGCAATCACGACCAGACCTTATTCAACGTGTACCACAGCATCAGTTAGCGAGCTATTTAGGCATCAAACCCGAATCTTTAAGCAGGTTAAGAGCCAGGATTACAGAGAAAAGTAAGTGGTAG
- a CDS encoding neutral zinc metallopeptidase, which yields MKHFKRLMATVALSLVMITSCQKDIEKESTVSPTELQNARNAARLSAELKAKLDKVRASLPVSGQKNQRQSAELVLKTHPEYRNMILRALNLVETPCNDNTAVTQWLDQQLADWNNEIIGYVLDFAMLDLPTYDAFVFENSSANQYFGVKGEYTQKLTKAFKDIKRFWDIPSDDIILAAMHGNMLLNRDKIIRTYVAAFGVDAATAAQLADIVVELTNEIPQYRKGDHPIFTFNAFALEGFDYPPFANIPDKIIMGDGILAAFTATGFGDVAPQAILAHEFGHHIQFELDLFGDQESPEATRRTELMADAYSAYYLSHARGASMQWKRVKLFMQVFFNIGDCSFTSDGHHGTPTQRMAAAEFGYSVANNAQKQGHILTAQQFTTLFEAQLPTIVLQ from the coding sequence ATGAAACACTTCAAACGTTTAATGGCGACCGTCGCCCTCTCACTGGTAATGATCACAAGTTGCCAGAAAGACATTGAAAAGGAAAGCACAGTAAGCCCCACAGAATTGCAAAATGCCCGGAACGCAGCGCGACTCTCCGCCGAATTGAAGGCGAAGTTGGATAAGGTGCGGGCATCATTGCCTGTTAGCGGCCAAAAAAATCAGCGTCAGAGCGCTGAGCTGGTATTGAAAACGCACCCGGAATATCGGAATATGATACTCAGGGCGTTGAACTTAGTGGAGACTCCGTGCAACGACAACACGGCCGTAACGCAATGGCTGGATCAGCAACTAGCTGACTGGAACAACGAAATCATTGGTTATGTGCTTGACTTTGCAATGCTGGATCTGCCAACCTATGACGCATTTGTCTTTGAAAACAGCTCTGCCAACCAGTATTTCGGAGTGAAGGGTGAGTACACCCAAAAGCTTACCAAAGCATTTAAGGACATCAAACGATTCTGGGACATTCCGTCTGACGACATTATACTCGCAGCCATGCATGGCAACATGTTGCTTAACCGCGATAAAATAATCCGGACTTACGTAGCCGCATTCGGTGTCGACGCAGCGACCGCTGCTCAGCTTGCCGACATTGTGGTAGAACTGACCAACGAGATTCCGCAATACAGAAAGGGCGATCACCCTATTTTTACATTCAATGCGTTCGCCTTGGAGGGTTTTGATTATCCGCCATTCGCCAACATTCCTGATAAGATCATCATGGGCGATGGAATTTTGGCAGCATTCACCGCAACCGGCTTTGGCGATGTGGCCCCTCAGGCAATACTCGCCCACGAATTCGGTCACCATATTCAATTTGAGCTGGATTTGTTCGGCGACCAGGAAAGTCCCGAAGCTACGCGTAGAACCGAATTGATGGCTGATGCCTACTCCGCATATTATTTGTCACATGCGAGAGGAGCTTCCATGCAATGGAAAAGGGTGAAATTGTTTATGCAGGTGTTTTTTAATATTGGCGATTGCTCATTTACGAGCGATGGTCACCACGGAACACCAACGCAAAGAATGGCTGCTGCTGAATTTGGTTACAGCGTTGCCAACAACGCTCAGAAACAAGGACATATACTGACCGCTCAACAATTTACCACCCTTTTTGAGGCACAATTGCCGACGATCGTTTTGCAATAG